CAGTTCGCTAAAAAACAATTCTTATGCCCATATATGAATTTTAGGATCAGTAAATCTGATTGGCCAAGAAAGAAAGCAATAAGTTAATTCTCATTTTGAAGCTCAATGTCAGCTAGTTTGATAAGAGTTAGTCTGCTTTAGTCTATTGTTTAAACTTAGATAATGTTAAAACTCATTCATGCTTGTGGAAGATTTCCCTTTGTATAGTTCTTGCCATAGTTTTATGGTTATTGCTTTTTGTTTCAGGAGAACCGCTTGACAAATTGAAGACGCCTTTGAAAAGCCATGCACCTAATTATGCAAAGTATGACCCTCAAGCATTGAAGGCGTGGTTTAAGTCCTTGAAGAAGATTATACCATTATCTTACACTTTAGCTGTTTCTTTTCTGGCTTGTCATCTTGCCAGGGAAGCAGTCCTGCCAACTGACATGGTAAAATGGTCCCTAGAAGGGAAGCTCCCATATTTTGCTGCTTTTCTTGAAATTAAAGATGATCTGAAACAGTTTGGACAGCCTTCACGTGCCTGCCCAATAAGTTCAAGCTTGATGTTTAGGCCTTCTGAATCAGTTCCAGTGCAGAAGCTGGAATCACTAGCAGCATCTGTTGCTGGGTTTATAGGCTTGGACTTACCACCAGTCAATTTCTATGCTATAGCTTCCCGCTTTCTAAATAAGTTAGCTCTCCCAGTCAAAAAGATTCTCCCTCATGCGTGCCGCATATATGAGTGGTTGATGCCTCCAGAGTTATGGTTATCTACAAATGAGTTGAGGCTTCCCACTCGTGTTTGTGTGATGTCAATACTGATTGTAGCTGTGAGAATTCTTTATAACATTCATGGTTTTGGAGAATGGGAAAGAAGTTTGTCGAGTTGTCATGATTCATCTTCCATATCTAAAAATAGTGGTGATGAGGACCCCAGATCCAGTTGTGAAATAAAGGATGATGCTAATACATATTCAGATTCTCTGCCTCGCAGTAAAGATGATTCAGATACAAACTTTGATAGAGACTACTCGCACGCAGAAAACACTAAGTTGGATACTGCAAAACTTTTGGCCAACCTTGAAGCGAGTTATAATGAAATTGCTGATGACTATGGTAAGTATGCGGTGGGGTTTTATTGTTGGAAATGCTGATGCAATTTTGTGGCAAAAGTTTGTGATGTTTTATATATCAATAGTACATACACTTTCTATCTTCCCCTACTTGCTTGTGAAGATCTAAATCCACTTGTCTTGACAGAATATTGCAAGGACTTGCAAACATATCTCCAGTTCTGCAAGGATATAGTCTTTGCTAGATCAGAACCATCGCGTAAGGATGCCAAGGAAGAAAAGTTAATTGAAACTTTATGGAACTACTATCAAAGTGGAAAGGTAATATGTAGCTTTCTTGGAGTTGTCATATTTTCTTATCTAAAATAGGCTCCGCTGCATTTGATAAATTTTTGGTTTAGTCAGCTCAAAATAATTCTAAATGCAGCTTTTAATGTACCTTCTGTTATAATTACTTATAAGAGCTTCACTGATATAGGACCTTAGTTCTGTGTTTCAGCAGAACTAATAAGGCTGGATTTGCGAAGATGCTGCAAACTGTGCAACTATCTTTTATACTATCGCCCATCTGGAAGAAATATATAATGTCCTAAAGAAATTAAATGGAAATTTTTCTTTCAATTATAATTTTGAAGCGAAACTGAATATGGTGAGGAAGATCAGATATTCTTTTTGTGGAAATTAACAACAAAAAGTATGATAAATAATACATGGGACCTATATCTAGTAGCAGTACAACATATTAATATCATTCACTAATGCATTTTGCTGGTTTCAGGATTCTGATGCAGCAGCGGAACAGGGATTGCATTGTGGTAGAACTGATGACCAGAAAAGACCAAGGTATAATGAAGAATGCAGTAGTAGTCCATGTAGAGAAAAGAAGTTTAGGAGGCCATCTTCTTGTGAAGAAACTTTTCTCGAAGATGACCATCAGAATAGCCAAAATGGTGATCATTTTGGTGATAGCTCACATGATAGTAAGAACTCAGAAGTGAATGACCAAGGGTCAGCTGAGACTTTCAAAAATGAAGCCATTAATCGAATGAAATTAGACATGGAGGAGAAGAGGTTCTGTTATATTCCACCTAGGAAGAACCCCAAGAGATTTGATTACCTTCACTACGTGAGGAAGCAGGATGATGGCGCCTACACTTATGTTGCGCATGCTGACTACTACATAATGCTTCGTACATGCTCGAGAGTTGCCCAAGTCGAAATTCGGTGTATGCACATTGGAGTGCTGAGCTTTGAGAGAAGACTGGCTTGGTTGGAGAAGAGAATCGACCACTGCTTGCATTTGACCCCTCCTATTATATCATGTGAGTACTGTACTGAGAGGGTTCCTGAGAACACTACTGATGCAGAAACTACTGACATGGTTCCTGAGAACACTACTGATGCAGACACTATTGTTGAGGAATCGATTGGACTTTCAAATTTGAATATATGACTTCATTTTTTTTCCCCTCTTTTTCTTTTTTAAGGTTATCAGGCTAATGAAAAGCAATATGGCCCAACGAAATGATGCTAGTTTACCTTTTTATTTATGTTTTCCTATGACTACAAACTTATTTGATCTGATACCAGTGTAGTTTGTCAGTGTCAAGGCATGAACCGGACATAGCGTAAGAAGTAAATCTGAGATAGCTGCTCCTATTCACAATCTGAACATCTTAGTCTTATAAGTTTTGTTGTTCGCTATTGATTATTTCTTTATATGTATAAGCTTCGATGTTGTTTTGTATTCAAGACCGACTAAGGTGATAGGTTGATATCTGACAAAACATGATGAAACCAAGAACCAGGAAGACATATAAGTTGTCCTACAACAGCAACTATTCTCTCAAGTCATCCCTTCTCTTTGATGCACTTCAATCCAAACATTAAAGAATGGATGTTGCAACAAGCTGTAAGACTCAAAGCTGATTTGTCTCCAATAGAGACTAATAGACTCCCCGACATACCCCCTATTGTCCCTAATAGACCTCCTTAATAGACCCTCTACTTCCTCTAATAGACGGACTTTGGTCAACGGTCGCCGGAGTCCGGTCAACAATTATCGGCCGCAGGAATATAGTTATAGAATTTTTATTTCATAATAGACCATCTATTGCTTTTCTAAGGGTTTATATGGTCTATTGATGATCTATTATAGTTTATTTAATTCATTAAATGCATGATTGTCTTTTCCATGTTTAAGTTGGCTCGAATTTAAAAATCTGATTTGTTTTTTTTCTTTGATCTAAGGATGTTTGTTTTTATTAATCACAACTTCAGAGTAAGTACAACAACATGAATACGATCCGCCCGCGGGGGATACGTAAGAAATGAATCTTGCAAAACTACCTAGTAGAACTACTTAGTAGACACTAAACAATCTCTATGCTAAAGACCATGAGATGATGCGCTATGATCAATCTTCTGTGGTAGCAAACGGTACAAGTAACCAGTCACCGAGACACAAAGAGGAAGGGACAAGTCCTCAACCTATCATTATTGATTACTTCCAAGACCACCCTACGCAGAGGGGGCAACCCCAGAGCATCAAAAGAACCCTAGTTAAAGACGACTAATAACTAATAAAATGTTCTAGACCCGCAAACAGTTCTAGTCTAAACCAAAACAGAAAATAAAATAAAATAAAATAAATCAAACAGAAGGAAGCCCAAGGCCTGTTAGGAAACCCTAGCCCAACTTCTACCCACTAAGAATCCCTTCCCAAAAGAGCTAATTAGATGGGCCAAGCCTAACACCTCCAGCCCAAAACACTCAACCTTACCATCTACCTTCTCACGCCGCCCTTGTTGCCGGACCAGTAGTAGATCGTCGTTGCCGATCCATCCACACCATCCGTCGTCGTCAACCGCCGACTACCACCAACCCTCGCCATGCCAAAAGCTTGCAAAGATCGAACCAAGATCAAGGCTCCCATAGCAGACCTGCATACAACACTCGATTGAATTGATCGGACCCAACCAACCTGTTGTCGAGAACCTCCCCATCTCCGGTCCATCCATGCACAGCTCTCCGCTCGCGTCCTCAGCTTGGTCAGGTTCCTCCGCCTAAAAGATTAGGTAAGCGGCATTCGAACATCATCGCTGGTTCACGAATTTCACTATCAGCCCGTCTAGCTGAGCCCAGCTCACCAACAAGGCTAGAGGCTGTCGTTGGCGACGAGCACTGCCGGACAAGCGCGATCTGCCTGTGCTCTGCTCTCTCTCGTTAGGGTTTTAGAGAGCGGCGCTTTTAAGTAGCCTCTAGTTTGTCATGATTGTATCAGAGTTAATGTGGAAAACTATACCATCTGATTTGTTGGTGGGAATAAAATTCTTAAAATTTGGGTTAGTGGGCATTAACCCTTTTTTGTGCTTCAAATAAGATACGTGATGTTGTGCCATGCAAATCTAGTAGAGTGGCTACATTATAAATTTATAATGAATCTTGGGTTTTGAGTTTATATACAAATTCTTTTTCTTGGTTTTAAATCTTTGAAAGTTAAATTTGGCTGTTTAATAATGGAAACAATCCTTTGAATTAAATTTGATCAAAAATTTACTCCAATTGCTTCATTAGATCCTTTGAAATTTTAATGCAATATGGTTCATTGGAAATTTTAAATGACACTAATTACTATTTCAATTTATGTTCTTATATAATTACAAAATCATTTGATTTGATAGTAGTATAGTTTAGGGGTCGTCGAAAAGCACGGCCCGGCCCGAACCTTATGGGCTCTGGTTCGGTCTCAATTATGACTTCTAAATTATAGGGGCCGGGCTTTTTGGATGAGCCGGGTCAGGCTTATTATATACATATATCTAATAGATTTTTATCAAAATAAAACAAAAAACTANNNNNNNNNNNNNNNNNNNNTGAGCCACCAAAAGGCCTCATGTTAGATTGGAGGTGGGCATGTACATATACAGCACATAACCCCTCTCCGTTTGGCCGATGTGGGATATTACAATCCACCCCCCTTCGGGAGTCCGACGCCCTCGTCGGCACACTCGCACCACACGGCAGAGTGGCTCTGATACCATTTGTAACACCCCAGGACCCGTTCCGCCGTAACACGATATTGT
The window above is part of the Fragaria vesca subsp. vesca linkage group LG2, FraVesHawaii_1.0, whole genome shotgun sequence genome. Proteins encoded here:
- the LOC101311153 gene encoding TATA box-binding protein-associated factor RNA polymerase I subunit B-like — translated: MGNPDTWRCQNCGNVGLEDGDDGFFYCTQCNSQAEDFMDTGVADEDFLDQTGNPYGGLYSARHTRRVNSSVVKAEPLSQPLDDFSPYYEPFSQSQAKTEDQDPTGLKDFAFDGRENDEDYYGWIRLRYVMGLQRMIELQCEALVTEFKVTPLICGLAGTVWLRFLAGTQVLNDDCADHSFDLNESEIPQQGEPLDKLKTPLKSHAPNYAKYDPQALKAWFKSLKKIIPLSYTLAVSFLACHLAREAVLPTDMVKWSLEGKLPYFAAFLEIKDDLKQFGQPSRACPISSSLMFRPSESVPVQKLESLAASVAGFIGLDLPPVNFYAIASRFLNKLALPVKKILPHACRIYEWLMPPELWLSTNELRLPTRVCVMSILIVAVRILYNIHGFGEWERSLSSCHDSSSISKNSGDEDPRSSCEIKDDANTYSDSLPRSKDDSDTNFDRDYSHAENTKLDTAKLLANLEASYNEIADDYEYCKDLQTYLQFCKDIVFARSEPSRKDAKEEKLIETLWNYYQSGKDSDAAAEQGLHCGRTDDQKRPRYNEECSSSPCREKKFRRPSSCEETFLEDDHQNSQNGDHFGDSSHDSKNSEVNDQGSAETFKNEAINRMKLDMEEKRFCYIPPRKNPKRFDYLHYVRKQDDGAYTYVAHADYYIMLRTCSRVAQVEIRCMHIGVLSFERRLAWLEKRIDHCLHLTPPIISCEYCTERVPENTTDAETTDMVPENTTDADTIVEESIGLSNLNI